Proteins co-encoded in one Papaver somniferum cultivar HN1 chromosome 5, ASM357369v1, whole genome shotgun sequence genomic window:
- the LOC113281061 gene encoding zinc finger protein 511-like isoform X1: protein MAMVAERNELGFPYWNPVSRKFRPDSPFFASGNIERELLAKQVALDITEDEMYQLQDMEDEESRALYCPIVGCGARLNSLEDFEGHYHARHTASCSVCSRVFPTSRLLSIHVSEAHDSFFQAKVARGYLMYECLVEGCEMKLKSYKSRQQHLVDKHKFPMSFEFFKKAQASKKHRQKKHHKQKQPDKKNSNKISKKDVKEDDTEAEAEASKMDVDKTIDSLVSGVSRLSTSDDSPSSVSFGRRRNQVFTFVPRAVQQDRKHNPSVKGSEK from the exons ATGGCGATGGTTGCAGAGAGAAATGAATTAGGGTTTCCATACTGGAATCCAGTTTCTCGAAAATTCAGGCCAGATTCCCCCTTCTTCGCATCAGGCAACATAGAAAGAGAGCTTCTCGCCAAACAG GTTGCTTTAGATATAACTGAAGATGAAATGTATCAACTTCAggatatggaagatgaagaatccCG GGCTCTATACTGTCCAATTGTCGGGTGTGGTGCACGACTAAATTCTTTGGAAGACTTTGAAGGACACTACCATGCTCGGCATACTGCATCCTGTTCAGTGTGCTCAAGAGTGTTCCCAACATCACGCCTGCTTAGTATACATGTCTCTGAAGCACATGATTCTTTTTTTCAGGCAAAAGTTGCACGAGGCTATCTAATG TATGAATGCCTAGTGGAAGGATGTGAAATGAAGTTAAAAAGCTACAAAAGTCGGCAGCAACACCTTGTAGACAAGCATAAGTTCCCAATGTCTTTCGAGTTCTTCAAGAAGGCTCAAGCATCCAAGAAACACCGGCAGAAGAAGCATCATAAGCAAAAACAACCTGATAAGAAGAACAGTAATAAGATTAGTAAGAAAGATGTTAAAGAAGATGATACAGAGGCGGAGGCAGAGGCAAGCAAAATGGATGTGGATAAGACTATAGATAGCCTTGTTTCTGGAGTTTCCAGACTTAGCACATCAGACGATTCTCCTTCTTCAGTCAGTTTTGGGAGGCGCCGCAATCAAGTCTTTACATTTGTTCCACGGGCTGTACAACAAGACAGAAAACATAACCCATCTGTTAAAGGCTCAGAAAAATAA
- the LOC113281061 gene encoding zinc finger protein 511-like isoform X2, which translates to MAMVAERNELGFPYWNPVSRKFRPDSPFFASGNIERELLAKQDMEDEESRALYCPIVGCGARLNSLEDFEGHYHARHTASCSVCSRVFPTSRLLSIHVSEAHDSFFQAKVARGYLMYECLVEGCEMKLKSYKSRQQHLVDKHKFPMSFEFFKKAQASKKHRQKKHHKQKQPDKKNSNKISKKDVKEDDTEAEAEASKMDVDKTIDSLVSGVSRLSTSDDSPSSVSFGRRRNQVFTFVPRAVQQDRKHNPSVKGSEK; encoded by the exons ATGGCGATGGTTGCAGAGAGAAATGAATTAGGGTTTCCATACTGGAATCCAGTTTCTCGAAAATTCAGGCCAGATTCCCCCTTCTTCGCATCAGGCAACATAGAAAGAGAGCTTCTCGCCAAACAG gatatggaagatgaagaatccCG GGCTCTATACTGTCCAATTGTCGGGTGTGGTGCACGACTAAATTCTTTGGAAGACTTTGAAGGACACTACCATGCTCGGCATACTGCATCCTGTTCAGTGTGCTCAAGAGTGTTCCCAACATCACGCCTGCTTAGTATACATGTCTCTGAAGCACATGATTCTTTTTTTCAGGCAAAAGTTGCACGAGGCTATCTAATG TATGAATGCCTAGTGGAAGGATGTGAAATGAAGTTAAAAAGCTACAAAAGTCGGCAGCAACACCTTGTAGACAAGCATAAGTTCCCAATGTCTTTCGAGTTCTTCAAGAAGGCTCAAGCATCCAAGAAACACCGGCAGAAGAAGCATCATAAGCAAAAACAACCTGATAAGAAGAACAGTAATAAGATTAGTAAGAAAGATGTTAAAGAAGATGATACAGAGGCGGAGGCAGAGGCAAGCAAAATGGATGTGGATAAGACTATAGATAGCCTTGTTTCTGGAGTTTCCAGACTTAGCACATCAGACGATTCTCCTTCTTCAGTCAGTTTTGGGAGGCGCCGCAATCAAGTCTTTACATTTGTTCCACGGGCTGTACAACAAGACAGAAAACATAACCCATCTGTTAAAGGCTCAGAAAAATAA
- the LOC113281062 gene encoding uncharacterized protein LOC113281062 has protein sequence MSSSRPEPLHLRETFEEPTIFAPIPLPWFPKHSDTTNMEEKREKEQRLHQETIEYQVYLRKTFPGATFLFPITVRSTPENSDMTNREERLEEMRRRCQARFFHKLHRETAQRLLGEDQAETADGSGELCKFAAGRKMTRDLVRMQESRYPNHWVLQLPDVILIHPKMGETFFGSLEARECGFMFFTSSGFHLPFKDTSVRLWFLRRGDDMMRPLLQFHFHHPIMVGKEKTTDIQFHLMPTSVRRERSDTYASGDRGKDLADFVRRIGMVRWASSVTFLGLSI, from the coding sequence ATGTCCTCCTCTCGGCCTGAACCGCTTCACTTGCGAGAGACTTTCGAGGAGCCGACAATATTTGCTCCAATTCCTCTACCTTGGTTTCCGAAACATTCTGATACGACAAATATGGAGGAGAAGAGGGAGAAAGAACAGAGGCTTCATCAGGAAACAATCGAATACCAGGTTTACTTGCGAAAGACTTTCCCGGGGGCAACATTTTTGTTTCCCATCACTGTACGTAGTACTCCGGAAAACTCTGATATGACAAATAGGGAGGAGAGGCTAGAGGAAATGCGTAGGCGTTGTCAGGCAAGATTTTTTCACAAGTTACATAGAGAAACTGCCCAGAGATTGTTGGGTGAGGATCAGGCTGAGACTGCAGATGGTTCTGGCGAACTGTGTAAATTTGCAGCTGGCAGAAAGATGACTAGAGACCTGGTTCGCATGCAGGAGTCTCGCTATCCTAACCACTGGGTTTTACAGTTACCTGATGTCATCCTCATCCATCCCAAGATGGGAGAAACCTTTTTTGGTTCCCTTGAGGCCCGTGAGTGTGGGTTCATGTTCTTCACATCCTCCGGTTTCCATTTGCCTTTCAAGGATACTAGTGTAAGACTGTGGTTCTTGCGACGTGGAGATGACATGATGCGGCCTCTCTTGCAATTCCACTTTCATCACCCCATCATGGTGGGGAAAGAAAAGACAACTGATATTCAGTTCCATTTGATGCCCACAAGTGTGAGACGGGAGAGATCTGATACATATGCGAGCGGGGACCGTGGCAAAGATTTAGCTGACTTTGTCCGCAGAATTGGTATGGTTCGGTGGGCTTCCAGCGTTACTTTCCTCGGGTTGAGCATCTGA
- the LOC113281063 gene encoding UPF0481 protein At3g47200-like, with product MDNVNISTMPSGIHCGVNCQGMPTDHGIKELPDLVNQLQPIQRIFKVPNHVKQSNLEAYEPKLVSIGPYHFGELQLQPMETHKRRAQDIFVERSKLTINYYKVEMKEVLDTLKESYADLDHVLWSDEDKFINQIILDGCFLIAFLCEPLSFFKQHAIDHDVLMQDLVMVDNQLPYFALEKLLTTSGKVISYTLT from the exons ATGGATAACGTAAATATTTCAACGATGCCTTCAGGAATCC attGTGGTGTCAACTGTCAAGGGATGCCAACTGACCATGGAATCAAAGAACTGCCTGATTTGGTGAATCAACTACAGCCGATTCAAAGAATATTCAAGGTCCCTAATCATGTGAAGCAAAGCAACTTAGAAGCCTACGAGCCAAAACTAGTGTCAATTGGCCCTTATCACTTTGGAGAACTTCAATTGCAGCCTATGGAAACCCATAAGAGAAGAGCGCAAGACATATTTGTTGAGAGATCTAAACTGACCATCAATTACTATAAGGTTGAAATGAAGGAAGTTTTGGACACACTAAAGGAGTCTTATGCAGATCTGGATCATGTTTTATGGAGCGATGAGGATAAATTTATTAATCAAATCATTCTTGATGGTTGCTTCCTCATCGCATTCCTTTGTGAACCCTTGTCGTTTTTTAAACAACATGCAATTGACCATGATGTTTTGATGCAAGACCTGGTGATGGTTGATAATCAGTTGCCTTACTTTGCACTTGAGAAGTTGTTGACAACTTCTGGAAAGGTAATCTCATATACTTTGACTTAA